The following are encoded together in the Kribbella sp. CA-293567 genome:
- a CDS encoding 4a-hydroxytetrahydrobiopterin dehydratase: MDMLKGEKIAEANLTDWRKLAQGLHARYEIDDFSTGARFVAAVAEAGDTLGHHPRVSIGNGYVDLKLSTDDAIYRDDDGTEYVVEWVTQQDIDLARRITDLAADHKLGAAPASVSVIELGLDTAHSATIAPVWAALLTGDADAQGRGTPSDEIRDATGRVPNLWFGDANDEDTPGQRFHLEVYVPPEVAAQRVAAAVAAGGTVVDDSNAPSLTVIADQDGNKGIICVDTSAAPLA, translated from the coding sequence ATGGACATGCTGAAGGGCGAGAAGATCGCCGAGGCCAACCTGACCGACTGGCGCAAGTTGGCCCAAGGCCTGCACGCCCGCTACGAGATCGACGACTTCAGCACCGGCGCCCGATTCGTCGCCGCGGTGGCCGAGGCCGGCGACACCCTCGGCCACCACCCGCGGGTGTCGATCGGCAACGGGTACGTCGATCTCAAACTGAGCACCGACGACGCCATCTACCGCGACGACGACGGCACCGAGTACGTCGTCGAATGGGTGACCCAGCAGGACATCGATCTCGCGCGCCGGATCACCGACCTCGCCGCCGACCACAAACTCGGCGCGGCGCCGGCCTCGGTCAGCGTCATCGAACTCGGCCTCGACACAGCACACTCCGCCACCATCGCCCCCGTCTGGGCCGCGCTCCTGACCGGAGACGCCGACGCCCAGGGCCGCGGAACCCCCAGCGACGAGATCCGGGACGCCACCGGCCGCGTACCGAACCTGTGGTTCGGCGACGCCAACGACGAGGACACCCCCGGCCAGCGTTTCCACCTCGAGGTCTACGTGCCCCCCGAGGTAGCCGCCCAACGAGTCGCCGCCGCCGTCGCCGCAGGCGGAACAGTCGTCGACGACAGCAACGCGCCCTCGCTCACCGTGATCGCCGACCAGGACGGCAACAAGGGAATCATCTGCGTCGACACCTCCGCAGCCCCGCTGGCGTAA
- a CDS encoding SCO6745 family protein: MENVARRLKDLFVPIHEVAYMSDEPTEELQALGYEGFWPLYFASRSAPLGRVPAEVVDALFYNFAPGEVAACIPSVWEVATPDAVLAARQRGCVAALRGILGELADSPVIARAAELATRAAYHAPIEGRLLYAGLRSLPIPEEPLPRLWHAATLLREHRGDGHLTALVAAGINGQESHVLQALYWDMKPRDFGRLDPLTDDQLDAVVDGLRLRGLVDGEGWFTPAGRKLRVEIEELTDRLAAPAYTCLEPHEVEELVTGLGPMVAKINAARPF; the protein is encoded by the coding sequence GTGGAGAACGTGGCGCGGCGGCTCAAGGATCTGTTCGTACCGATCCACGAAGTCGCCTACATGTCCGATGAGCCGACCGAGGAGTTGCAGGCACTCGGGTACGAGGGCTTCTGGCCGTTGTACTTCGCCTCGCGGTCGGCGCCGCTCGGACGGGTGCCGGCCGAGGTGGTGGACGCCTTGTTCTACAACTTCGCGCCGGGCGAGGTCGCCGCGTGTATCCCGAGCGTGTGGGAGGTCGCCACGCCGGACGCCGTCCTCGCTGCCCGGCAGCGCGGCTGCGTCGCGGCGCTCCGCGGGATCCTGGGCGAACTGGCCGACAGCCCGGTGATCGCGCGCGCCGCCGAGCTCGCCACCAGAGCGGCGTACCACGCACCGATCGAGGGCAGACTCCTGTACGCCGGGCTGCGTTCGCTGCCGATCCCCGAAGAACCGCTCCCCCGTCTCTGGCACGCGGCCACCCTGCTGCGCGAGCACCGCGGCGACGGTCACCTGACCGCTCTGGTTGCGGCCGGCATCAACGGGCAGGAATCGCACGTGCTGCAGGCGCTCTACTGGGACATGAAGCCGCGAGACTTCGGCCGGCTCGATCCGCTCACCGACGACCAACTGGACGCCGTGGTCGACGGTCTCCGGTTGCGCGGGCTGGTCGACGGCGAAGGCTGGTTCACGCCGGCCGGACGCAAGCTCAGGGTCGAGATCGAGGAGCTCACCGACAGGCTGGCCGCACCGGCGTACACGTGTCTGGAGCCGCACGAGGTCGAAGAACTCGTCACCGGCCTCGGCCCGATGGTCGCGAAGATCAACGCCGCCCGGCCGTTCTAG
- a CDS encoding ANTAR domain-containing protein, which translates to MSIGAQLAFQFRAEPDVRGGFNLYSERAHGFSAEDRQLALLFANLAATALGWSRQDRTMHQALDSRTMIGQAVGIVVERYQLDSERAFAFLIRTSQAGNIKLHEVASGIVSEAVAKARQ; encoded by the coding sequence GTGAGTATCGGCGCGCAGCTCGCGTTCCAGTTCCGTGCCGAACCGGATGTGCGCGGCGGCTTCAACCTCTACTCCGAACGAGCCCACGGGTTCAGCGCTGAAGACCGGCAGTTGGCTCTGCTGTTCGCGAACCTCGCCGCCACCGCTCTTGGCTGGAGTCGCCAGGACCGAACGATGCATCAGGCGCTGGACAGCCGGACCATGATCGGCCAGGCGGTCGGTATCGTCGTCGAGCGCTACCAGCTCGATTCCGAGCGCGCCTTCGCCTTCCTGATCCGGACCTCCCAAGCAGGCAACATCAAACTCCACGAAGTCGCGAGTGGCATCGTCTCCGAGGCTGTGGCCAAAGCGCGGCAGTAG
- a CDS encoding zinc-dependent alcohol dehydrogenase produces MKALLWTGVNETSVEEVPDPQIQNPGDVVVKVSRTVTCGSDLHLLGGYIPFMEKGDVLGHEFVGEVVEVGSEVRRHQVGDRVVVCSFISCGKCWYCKNELYSCCDNGNTNPGITDLLWGANPGGCFGYSHAMGGNAGSHAEYIRVPFADIGAFKVPDEVSDERALFASDSAPTGWMGADLGNVKGGDVVAVWGAGAVGQMAARAAMLLGAEQVIIIDRFDYRLQSARRQIGCETLNYEQTDVTADLKERSGGRGPDVCIEAVGMEAHSPGLSFGYDQVKQQLRLQTDRPTAVRQAIYNCRKGGTVFVLGVFAGFVDKFPLGAMMNKGLTVRGAQMHGQRYIPMLLERMARGELVTEHLATHTMPLTDGPKGYQMFKDKTDGNIRSVFLPAG; encoded by the coding sequence GTGAAGGCGCTGCTGTGGACCGGTGTCAACGAGACCAGCGTGGAAGAGGTCCCCGACCCGCAGATCCAGAACCCGGGTGACGTCGTCGTCAAGGTGAGCCGGACGGTCACCTGTGGCTCCGACTTGCACCTGCTCGGCGGGTACATCCCGTTCATGGAGAAGGGCGACGTGCTCGGTCACGAGTTCGTCGGCGAGGTCGTCGAGGTGGGATCCGAGGTACGCCGCCATCAGGTCGGCGACCGGGTCGTCGTGTGCTCGTTCATCTCCTGCGGCAAGTGCTGGTACTGCAAGAACGAGCTGTACTCCTGCTGCGACAACGGCAACACGAATCCCGGGATCACCGACCTGCTGTGGGGCGCCAACCCCGGTGGTTGCTTCGGCTACTCCCACGCGATGGGTGGCAACGCCGGCAGCCACGCGGAGTACATCCGGGTGCCGTTCGCCGACATCGGTGCCTTCAAGGTGCCCGACGAGGTCAGCGACGAGCGCGCCCTGTTCGCCTCCGACTCCGCCCCGACCGGCTGGATGGGGGCCGACCTGGGCAACGTCAAGGGCGGTGATGTCGTCGCGGTCTGGGGAGCCGGCGCGGTCGGCCAGATGGCCGCCCGGGCCGCCATGCTGCTCGGCGCGGAGCAGGTGATCATCATCGACCGCTTCGACTACCGGCTGCAGTCAGCTCGCCGGCAGATCGGCTGCGAGACGCTGAACTACGAGCAGACCGACGTCACGGCCGACCTCAAGGAGCGCAGCGGTGGCCGTGGGCCCGACGTCTGCATCGAGGCGGTCGGGATGGAGGCCCACAGTCCTGGGCTGTCCTTCGGCTACGACCAGGTGAAGCAGCAGTTGCGGCTGCAGACCGACCGCCCGACCGCGGTACGGCAGGCGATCTACAACTGCCGCAAGGGCGGAACGGTCTTCGTCCTGGGCGTCTTCGCGGGTTTCGTGGACAAGTTCCCGCTCGGCGCGATGATGAACAAGGGCCTGACCGTCCGCGGCGCGCAGATGCACGGGCAGCGCTACATCCCGATGCTGCTGGAGCGGATGGCCCGCGGCGAGCTGGTCACCGAACACCTGGCCACCCACACGATGCCGCTGACCGACGGCCCGAAGGGGTACCAGATGTTCAAGGACAAGACCGACGGGAACATCCGCTCGGTCTTCCTCCCGGCCGGCTGA
- a CDS encoding GNAT family N-acetyltransferase — protein MTTGDHSIQPLTARTWDAFAGLVERHNGIFGGCWCIYFQPDCAERGQGYEGNRALKKQLVEAGQAHAALVMVGDEAIAWAEYGTPDELPNIHHRKQYDAEADLVPDYRITCIFVDKRHRRQGYAKVALAGALDLIGAQGGGVVEGYPHEIGEKRMSNSFVYNGTRTMYEEAGFEFVRAKGMKNTVMRRTVQPGKVAAS, from the coding sequence ATGACGACAGGTGACCACTCGATTCAGCCGTTGACCGCTCGTACCTGGGACGCGTTCGCCGGGCTGGTGGAGCGGCACAACGGGATCTTCGGTGGATGCTGGTGCATCTACTTCCAGCCCGACTGTGCCGAGCGGGGGCAGGGGTACGAGGGCAACCGGGCGCTGAAGAAGCAGTTGGTGGAGGCCGGGCAGGCTCACGCGGCGCTGGTGATGGTCGGTGACGAGGCGATCGCGTGGGCGGAGTACGGGACTCCGGACGAGCTCCCGAACATCCATCACCGCAAGCAGTACGACGCCGAGGCCGACCTCGTTCCCGACTACCGCATCACTTGCATCTTCGTCGACAAGCGCCACCGCAGGCAGGGCTACGCCAAGGTGGCGCTGGCCGGTGCGCTGGACCTGATCGGAGCGCAGGGTGGCGGGGTGGTCGAGGGATATCCGCACGAGATCGGCGAGAAGAGGATGAGCAACTCCTTCGTCTACAACGGCACCCGCACGATGTACGAGGAGGCCGGCTTCGAGTTCGTCCGCGCCAAGGGGATGAAGAACACGGTCATGCGCCGTACGGTTCAGCCGGGCAAGGTTGCCGCGAGTTGA
- a CDS encoding S8 family serine peptidase, translating into MRLLRRSAPFMVAALAAFAVTAATASAGSAAPEPEGRVVSVAEKPVAGTYLVTLTPNRQAVASAAATEKAAGALADRYDGRLGTVLTKTMRGFVVRDLSEQQARRLAAHPDVAEVRQSGTARLGTANGPGGTQSNPQNWGLDRIDQRDRPLDSKFTYPNDGAGVTAYIVDTGIRYSHQEFEGRAKLGVDLFATPNGGNDCNNHGTHVAGIVAGSTRGVAKKANLVSVRVLGCDGQGEDVVVAEAAEWLAKNAVKPAVANLSVYTGDPDIAVNAIRGSIAAGVQWALITGNNGGNACSYGPGGQMTEALTVANATSSDTRAGDSNAGSCMDLWAPGSGISSAFRGSDSAYGNLSGTSMAAPHVAGAMALRLHDAPSSTPAQLHQWVMDNASTGKMSGIPSGSPNKLLYVPNTPPATDDFSMAANPAAVSVDPGSSVTTTIATTVTRGAAQTVQLSASGLPSGVTASFDPASVTAGNSSRLTLTAAASASPTRATVTVTGTGAVTRTTTVGLTVNGDVADDFSLSADPSSGSVTPGNSVTTTVRATATSVAPVTTGQSKTAMREQSSAGPGSGAGVVGGTLTTVGKYPFIISQHRVGGARPTEQSCTGTVVAPRKVLIAAHCKFAAGEKYLVYGRDDLADTSKGVRIGIQEYLTHPSYDANDGWRNGFDVAVITTTADIPTPAGMAYPSVAKSGDTLALGTRGTAVGYGKSDSQDAQRNTKLYEAVLPTVDGQNCGSYAGHFDDRYMMCSGFASGGPSLCQGDSGGPYLHNGKIYGVFSWLRTDCATYQAHGKLWGVMGDWANEQLGTTEPPAGEVTLTASGLPSGATASFNPSKIDLGGSSQLTISTSASTPAGDYTITVSGSRDSVTRQATYRLTVTGGSTTLSLADPGVQTSVKGRPVSLQLRASGGSGGNRFTATGLPAGLSVNQSTGLISGTPTVTTNYRPAVRVTDSSGATASANFYWFIFPY; encoded by the coding sequence ATGCGCTTGTTGCGAAGATCCGCACCGTTCATGGTCGCGGCGCTGGCCGCGTTCGCCGTCACCGCGGCGACGGCATCGGCCGGGTCGGCCGCGCCGGAGCCCGAAGGCCGCGTCGTCAGCGTCGCCGAGAAGCCGGTCGCCGGGACGTATCTGGTCACACTGACACCGAACCGCCAAGCGGTGGCGTCGGCCGCGGCGACCGAGAAGGCGGCCGGCGCCCTGGCCGATCGGTACGACGGACGCCTGGGCACTGTCTTGACCAAGACGATGCGCGGCTTCGTCGTCCGCGATCTGTCCGAGCAGCAGGCGCGCCGGCTCGCGGCGCACCCGGACGTCGCTGAGGTCCGGCAGAGTGGAACGGCCCGGCTCGGAACCGCCAACGGGCCGGGCGGCACCCAGAGCAACCCGCAGAACTGGGGCCTGGATCGCATCGACCAGCGTGACCGGCCGCTCGACAGCAAGTTCACCTACCCCAACGACGGGGCCGGTGTGACGGCGTACATCGTCGACACCGGGATCCGCTACAGCCACCAGGAGTTCGAGGGCCGGGCCAAGCTCGGCGTCGACCTGTTCGCCACCCCGAACGGTGGCAACGACTGCAACAACCACGGCACCCACGTGGCCGGCATCGTCGCCGGCAGCACCCGGGGCGTGGCGAAGAAAGCGAACCTGGTCTCGGTCCGGGTCCTCGGCTGTGACGGACAAGGCGAGGACGTCGTCGTGGCCGAGGCCGCGGAGTGGCTCGCGAAGAACGCCGTCAAGCCGGCCGTGGCGAACCTGAGCGTGTACACCGGTGACCCGGACATCGCGGTGAACGCGATCCGCGGTTCGATCGCCGCCGGCGTCCAGTGGGCGCTGATCACCGGCAACAACGGTGGCAACGCCTGCAGCTACGGCCCTGGCGGTCAGATGACCGAAGCCCTCACGGTTGCCAACGCGACCAGCAGCGACACTCGGGCCGGCGACTCCAACGCGGGCAGCTGCATGGACCTGTGGGCCCCCGGCTCCGGGATCAGCTCGGCCTTCCGCGGCAGCGACTCGGCGTACGGGAACTTGAGCGGTACGTCGATGGCGGCACCTCACGTCGCCGGGGCGATGGCATTGCGGCTGCACGACGCGCCGAGCAGCACCCCGGCGCAACTGCACCAGTGGGTGATGGACAACGCCAGCACCGGCAAGATGTCGGGAATCCCGTCGGGCTCCCCGAACAAGCTCCTGTATGTGCCGAACACGCCGCCGGCCACTGACGACTTCTCGATGGCCGCCAACCCCGCCGCGGTCAGCGTCGACCCCGGTAGCTCGGTGACCACCACGATCGCCACCACGGTGACCCGCGGCGCGGCGCAGACCGTGCAGTTGTCCGCCAGCGGTTTGCCGTCCGGCGTCACCGCGTCGTTCGACCCGGCATCGGTCACCGCCGGCAACTCGTCGCGGCTCACCCTCACCGCCGCCGCCTCAGCCAGTCCGACCCGGGCTACGGTCACGGTGACCGGCACGGGCGCGGTGACCCGTACGACGACCGTCGGCCTCACCGTGAACGGCGACGTCGCCGACGACTTCTCGCTGAGCGCCGACCCGTCCTCCGGATCGGTGACGCCCGGCAACTCGGTGACCACCACGGTGCGGGCGACCGCCACGAGCGTGGCCCCCGTCACCACCGGTCAGTCGAAGACCGCGATGCGGGAGCAGAGCAGCGCCGGACCGGGCTCCGGTGCAGGAGTCGTCGGTGGCACGTTGACGACTGTCGGCAAGTACCCGTTCATCATCTCCCAGCACCGCGTCGGCGGTGCCCGTCCGACCGAGCAGTCGTGCACCGGCACGGTGGTCGCGCCCCGCAAGGTGCTGATCGCGGCGCACTGCAAGTTCGCGGCGGGTGAGAAGTACCTGGTCTACGGCCGCGACGACCTGGCCGACACCAGCAAGGGCGTCCGGATCGGGATCCAGGAGTACCTGACCCACCCGAGCTACGACGCGAACGACGGCTGGCGGAACGGCTTCGACGTCGCCGTGATCACCACGACGGCCGACATCCCGACCCCGGCCGGCATGGCCTACCCGTCGGTCGCCAAGTCCGGCGACACCCTGGCCCTCGGCACTCGCGGTACGGCGGTCGGGTACGGCAAGAGCGACTCGCAGGACGCTCAGCGCAACACCAAGCTGTACGAGGCCGTGCTGCCGACTGTCGACGGTCAGAACTGCGGCTCCTACGCCGGGCACTTCGACGACCGGTACATGATGTGCAGCGGCTTCGCCAGCGGCGGCCCGAGCCTCTGCCAGGGCGACAGCGGCGGTCCGTACCTTCACAACGGCAAGATCTACGGCGTCTTCTCCTGGCTGCGCACCGACTGCGCGACCTACCAGGCCCACGGCAAGCTGTGGGGCGTGATGGGCGACTGGGCCAACGAGCAGCTCGGCACGACCGAGCCGCCGGCCGGTGAGGTCACACTGACCGCCAGCGGCCTGCCGAGTGGCGCCACCGCGTCCTTCAACCCGTCGAAGATCGACCTCGGTGGCAGCTCGCAGCTCACCATCAGCACCTCGGCCTCCACCCCGGCCGGGGACTACACGATCACCGTGAGCGGCAGCCGCGACTCGGTGACCCGGCAGGCGACGTACCGGCTGACCGTCACCGGAGGGTCGACCACTCTCTCGCTGGCCGACCCCGGCGTCCAGACCTCCGTCAAGGGCCGCCCGGTCAGCCTTCAACTGAGAGCTTCCGGTGGCAGCGGCGGGAACCGCTTCACTGCCACTGGGCTGCCGGCCGGACTGTCCGTCAACCAGTCCACCGGTCTGATCAGCGGAACCCCGACGGTCACGACCAACTACCGCCCGGCAGTCCGAGTCACCGACAGCTCCGGCGCCACGGCGTCGGCCAACTTCTACTGGTTCATCTTCCCGTACTGA
- the qcrC gene encoding cytochrome bc1 complex diheme cytochrome c subunit codes for MGRLAGWRRGRAAGLVVVFAGLLVVGAGYSALVPDQSAVAADPTPAQSQQIEEGRRLFAVGCSSCHGLNGEGANNGEGRLAGPSLIGVGAAAVDFQVGTGRMPAVQPGAQIPQKPPTYEDEEVEALAAYVASLGQGPAVPAESAYNIDNITQEEVARGGELFRTNCTACHNFAGRGGALPNGRYAPSLMDSSPRHIYEAMLTGPQQMPVFSEQVLQPQDKRDIIAYIESLEQQPDYGGFGLGRIGPFAEGAWGWLAGMGALVAACVWIGNKGVRS; via the coding sequence ATGGGGCGATTGGCTGGATGGCGGCGCGGACGCGCGGCAGGTCTCGTGGTCGTGTTTGCCGGCTTGCTGGTCGTGGGCGCGGGCTACTCCGCGCTGGTACCGGACCAGTCGGCCGTCGCGGCCGACCCGACCCCCGCGCAGTCACAGCAGATCGAGGAGGGCCGGAGGCTGTTCGCCGTGGGGTGTTCGAGCTGCCACGGACTGAACGGTGAGGGAGCGAACAACGGTGAAGGCCGGCTGGCCGGGCCGTCACTGATCGGGGTCGGTGCCGCGGCGGTGGACTTCCAGGTCGGCACGGGCCGGATGCCTGCGGTGCAACCGGGCGCGCAGATCCCGCAGAAGCCGCCTACGTACGAGGACGAGGAAGTCGAGGCGCTCGCGGCGTACGTCGCGTCCCTCGGGCAGGGGCCGGCGGTTCCCGCGGAGTCGGCGTACAACATCGACAACATCACTCAGGAAGAGGTGGCGCGCGGTGGGGAACTGTTCCGGACCAACTGCACGGCGTGCCACAACTTCGCCGGCCGCGGTGGGGCACTGCCGAACGGCCGGTACGCGCCGTCGCTGATGGACAGCTCCCCGCGGCACATCTACGAGGCGATGCTGACCGGTCCGCAGCAGATGCCGGTGTTCTCCGAACAGGTACTCCAGCCGCAGGACAAGCGCGACATCATCGCGTACATCGAGAGCCTCGAGCAGCAGCCGGACTACGGCGGGTTCGGGCTCGGGCGGATCGGCCCGTTCGCCGAGGGCGCGTGGGGCTGGCTGGCCGGGATGGGAGCCCTGGTCGCGGCGTGCGTCTGGATCGGCAACAAGGGCGTCCGCTCCTGA
- a CDS encoding alpha/beta fold hydrolase codes for MTEFLSTGTAGRIAYERAGEGHPVILIGGAMQFRAVDEPTRALTDELSRRGLTAVNYDRPGRGQSTGAGAFGLDAEIEAVRALVEQVGGAGALYGSSSGAAIALAAATSVPGITDLVLWEPPLGPESGTDGAEFLERLRSAVGTDDAERIVATFMEGMPPQWYDGIRNGPDWPAYAQMAPTLVGDAEALAWTQSSPRDRLWASIDVPTTVLLGREAFDFFREAASSIATSLTDAEVVELPGSEHSWEAADLAAAIATCLKAESA; via the coding sequence GTGACCGAGTTTCTCAGTACCGGCACCGCTGGGCGGATCGCTTACGAGCGAGCAGGCGAGGGGCACCCGGTGATCTTGATCGGGGGCGCGATGCAGTTCCGCGCCGTCGATGAGCCGACGCGGGCCCTGACCGACGAGTTGTCCCGGCGAGGGCTCACGGCCGTCAACTACGACCGCCCTGGCCGCGGGCAGAGCACCGGGGCGGGGGCGTTCGGGCTCGATGCGGAGATCGAAGCGGTCAGAGCCCTGGTCGAGCAGGTCGGCGGCGCCGGCGCTCTGTACGGCAGCTCTTCTGGCGCCGCGATCGCCCTCGCGGCGGCTACATCCGTGCCCGGCATCACCGATCTTGTTCTCTGGGAGCCGCCACTGGGACCTGAGTCAGGCACGGACGGCGCCGAGTTCCTCGAGCGTCTCCGCTCCGCGGTGGGGACCGACGACGCGGAGCGGATCGTGGCGACTTTCATGGAAGGAATGCCACCGCAGTGGTACGACGGCATTCGCAACGGGCCCGACTGGCCGGCCTATGCGCAAATGGCGCCGACGCTCGTCGGAGACGCGGAAGCCCTGGCCTGGACCCAGTCAAGTCCTCGCGATCGCTTGTGGGCGAGCATCGACGTACCGACGACGGTGCTGCTCGGACGCGAAGCATTCGACTTCTTCCGCGAGGCCGCGAGCTCGATCGCCACGAGCCTCACCGACGCCGAGGTGGTCGAGCTCCCCGGCTCCGAGCACAGCTGGGAAGCCGCCGACCTGGCTGCTGCGATCGCAACCTGTCTGAAGGCCGAGTCAGCGTAG
- a CDS encoding GAF and ANTAR domain-containing protein — translation MKGRLIMELPYLLEVMEDVSTSLRFPMDLDDTLGVITAGAAESVPGVDFVSISITGKDGRIHTLAPTDELALRGDELQYQLGEGPCLDVVLDTPVVEVEDIATDLRWPTYGPRAAKELGIGSQLGFQFHAEPHARGGVNLYSTRSHELTVESRLLGGLFANLVAVALSWSREHASLNEALTSRARIGQAIGVVMERHRLDSDRAFAYLVRTSQTGNIKLRQVADGIVEDASRAAR, via the coding sequence ATGAAAGGCAGGCTGATCATGGAGCTGCCGTACCTGCTCGAGGTGATGGAAGACGTTTCCACGTCCTTGCGGTTCCCGATGGATCTCGACGACACGTTGGGCGTGATCACCGCCGGTGCCGCCGAGTCGGTGCCCGGAGTGGACTTCGTCAGCATCTCGATCACCGGGAAGGACGGCCGGATCCACACCCTCGCCCCGACCGACGAACTGGCGCTGCGCGGGGACGAGTTGCAGTACCAGTTGGGCGAAGGCCCGTGCCTGGACGTCGTCCTCGACACCCCGGTGGTCGAGGTCGAGGACATCGCCACCGATCTGCGCTGGCCGACGTACGGACCGCGGGCCGCGAAGGAGCTCGGCATCGGATCACAACTCGGCTTCCAGTTCCACGCCGAACCGCACGCCCGTGGCGGCGTCAACCTCTACTCAACGCGATCCCACGAGCTGACAGTCGAGTCCCGCCTGCTGGGCGGACTGTTCGCCAACCTGGTAGCGGTCGCCCTGAGCTGGAGCCGCGAGCACGCGTCGCTCAACGAAGCGCTCACCAGCCGCGCCCGGATCGGGCAGGCGATCGGCGTCGTGATGGAGCGCCACCGCCTGGACAGCGACCGAGCCTTCGCCTACCTGGTGCGCACCTCGCAGACCGGCAACATCAAACTGCGTCAGGTCGCCGACGGCATCGTCGAAGACGCGAGCCGGGCAGCCCGGTAG
- a CDS encoding M23 family metallopeptidase — MKHVLTGGLLATLILTPAAAAAAPQPTPTDAQPAAQSYQAQRATVSAERKAAAQAAADFDTMAGVRPVLRVPFRCGENWSGASRGGHSPSYWSLDFNWGAGDADLGKPVKTSKAGTVVRSAFDAGGYGNYIEIAHGEGWHTLYAHLQNRAVGVGARVSDSAQIGRVGGTGNVTGPHLHYEQIRDGVVVEARFGQSTWAQYPGPATYSRGSDC; from the coding sequence ATGAAACACGTTCTGACCGGCGGACTGCTCGCCACCCTGATCCTCACACCGGCGGCCGCGGCGGCCGCACCTCAGCCGACGCCGACCGACGCCCAGCCCGCGGCGCAGAGCTACCAGGCTCAGCGCGCGACTGTCTCCGCCGAGCGCAAGGCCGCTGCACAGGCCGCGGCCGACTTCGACACGATGGCCGGAGTCCGGCCGGTACTGCGGGTGCCGTTCCGTTGCGGTGAAAACTGGTCCGGTGCCAGCCGCGGCGGCCACAGCCCGTCGTACTGGTCGCTGGACTTCAACTGGGGTGCCGGCGACGCCGATCTGGGCAAGCCGGTGAAGACCAGCAAGGCCGGCACGGTGGTCCGGTCGGCGTTCGACGCCGGCGGGTACGGCAACTACATCGAGATCGCACACGGCGAAGGCTGGCACACGCTCTACGCGCACCTGCAGAACCGGGCCGTCGGCGTCGGAGCCCGGGTCAGTGACAGTGCGCAGATCGGCCGGGTCGGCGGCACCGGAAACGTGACCGGGCCACACCTGCACTACGAGCAGATCCGCGACGGCGTGGTCGTCGAGGCCCGCTTCGGCCAGTCGACCTGGGCGCAGTACCCCGGCCCGGCGACGTACAGCCGCGGCTCCGACTGCTGA
- a CDS encoding Rho termination factor N-terminal domain-containing protein, translating into MPEQAGNQTPDTPDVSETELRDLKVDQLRQEAKDAGVANSSTLRKDELVREVAKVRGGAGEGAETEEDAGPDGGRLRTGDQTSRSLKYSQNVTSPDDEPERPGRSLATTHHQVIRQWAEQRGASPATVAGTEHGDHLGVLRFDFGSAGDDLRQVSWDEWFATFDERRLNFIYQEETSDGTQSNFFRLESPDREDA; encoded by the coding sequence ATGCCCGAGCAAGCCGGGAACCAGACACCCGACACCCCTGACGTGAGCGAGACCGAGCTGCGGGACCTGAAGGTCGACCAGCTCCGGCAGGAAGCGAAGGACGCCGGTGTCGCCAACAGCTCGACCTTGCGCAAGGACGAACTCGTCCGCGAGGTGGCCAAGGTCCGTGGCGGCGCAGGCGAGGGCGCCGAGACGGAAGAAGACGCGGGCCCGGACGGCGGGCGGCTCAGGACAGGCGACCAGACGTCCCGGTCGCTGAAGTACTCCCAGAACGTCACTTCCCCGGACGACGAGCCCGAGCGACCCGGACGGAGCCTCGCCACCACCCACCATCAGGTCATCAGGCAATGGGCCGAGCAGCGCGGCGCCAGTCCTGCCACGGTGGCAGGCACCGAGCACGGCGACCACCTCGGCGTACTGCGCTTCGACTTCGGCTCCGCCGGCGACGACCTGCGCCAGGTCTCCTGGGACGAGTGGTTCGCCACGTTCGACGAGCGACGGCTGAACTTCATCTACCAGGAGGAGACCAGCGACGGAACCCAGAGCAACTTCTTCCGGCTGGAGAGCCCCGACCGCGAAGACGCCTGA